The proteins below come from a single Danio aesculapii chromosome 23, fDanAes4.1, whole genome shotgun sequence genomic window:
- the vdra gene encoding vitamin D3 receptor A isoform X1, whose product MLTENSAVNSGGKSKCEAGACESRVNGDATSVMDLMAVSTSATGQDEFDRNAPRICGVCGDKATGFHFNAMTCEGCKGFFRRSMKRKANFTCPFNGNCTITKDNRRHCQACRLKRCIDIGMMKEFILTDEEVQRKKDLIMKRKEEEAAREARKPRLSDEQMQIINSLVEAHHKTYDDSYSDFVRFRPPVREGPVTRSASRAASLHSLSDASSDSFNHSPESVDTKLNFSNLLMMYQDSGSPDSSEEDQQSRLSMLPHLADLVSYSIQKVIGFAKMIPGFRDLTAEDQIALLKSSAIEIIMLRSNQSFSLEDMSWSCGGPDFKYCINDVTKAGHTLELLEPLVKFQVGLKKLKLHEEEHVLLMAICLLSPDRPGVQDHVRIEALQDRLCDVLQAYIRIQHPGGRLLYAKMIQKLADLRSLNEEHSKQYRSLSFQPEHSMQLTPLVLEVFGSEVS is encoded by the exons tgatGGATCTGATGGCCGTGAGCACGTCTGCGACGGGTCAGGATGAGTTTGACCGTAACGCGCCGCGCATTTGTGGAGTGTGTGGAGACAAAGCCACCGGATTCCACTTCAACGCCATGACCTGCGAGGGATGCAAGGGTTTCTTCAG GCGCAGTATGAAGCGTAAGGCCAATTTTACCTGCCCCTTCAATGGAAACTGCACCATCACTAAAGACAACCGGCGGCACTGCCAGGCCTGCAGACTGAAGCGCTGCATCGACATCGGCATGATGAAGGAGT TCATCCTGACGGACGAGGAGGTGCAGCGGAAGAAGGATCTGATCATGAAGCGTAAAGAAGAAGAAGCGGCTCGAGAGGCTCGTAAACCTCGGCTGAGCGACGAGCAGATGCAGATCATCAACTCTCTGGTGGAGGCGCACCACAAAACATACGACGACTCGTACTCCGACTTCGTCAGATTCAGG cctcCAGTGCGTGAGGGTCCAGTGACGCGCAGTGCCAGTCGAGCTGCATCTCTTCACTCTCTGTCCGACGCGTCTTCAGACTCATTCAACCATTcaccag agTCTGTGGACACCAAGCTGAACTTCAGTAATCTGCTGATGATGTATCAGGACAGTGGCAGTCCAGACTCCAGTGAGGAGGATCAGCAGTCTCGGCTCTCCATGCTGCCGCACCTCGCAGACCTCGTCAGCTACAGCATACAGAAGGTCATCGGCTTCGCCAAGATGATCCCCGGCTTCAg agACCTGACTGCTGAAGATCAGATTGCTCTGCTGAAGTCCAGCGCCATCGAGATCATCATGCTGAGGTCCAACCAGTCCTTCAGTCTGGAGGACATGAGCTGGAGCTGCGGAGGACCAGACTTCAAATACTGCATCAACGACGTCACCaagg cgggTCACACTCTGGAGCTGCTGGAGCCGCTGGTCAAGTTTCAGGTTGGTCTGAAGAAGCTGAAGCTTCATGAAGAAGAGCACGTGCTGCTGATGGCCATCTGTCTGCTGTCTCCAG ATCGCCCGGGCGTGCAGGACCACGTACGCATCGAGGCGCTGCAGGACCGGCTGTGTGATGTGCTGCAGGCCTACATCCGCATCCAGCACCCCGGCGGACGCCTGCTCTACGCCAAGATGATCCAGAAGCTGGCGGACCTGCGCAGCCTGAACGAGGAGCACTCCAAGCAGTATCGCTCGCTGTCCTTCCAGCCTGAGCACAGCATGCAGCTGACGCCTCTGGTGCTGGAGGTGTTCGGGAGTGAGGTGTCCTAG
- the vdra gene encoding vitamin D3 receptor A isoform X2: MCFCVLCNDDLSYVMDLMAVSTSATGQDEFDRNAPRICGVCGDKATGFHFNAMTCEGCKGFFRRSMKRKANFTCPFNGNCTITKDNRRHCQACRLKRCIDIGMMKEFILTDEEVQRKKDLIMKRKEEEAAREARKPRLSDEQMQIINSLVEAHHKTYDDSYSDFVRFRPPVREGPVTRSASRAASLHSLSDASSDSFNHSPESVDTKLNFSNLLMMYQDSGSPDSSEEDQQSRLSMLPHLADLVSYSIQKVIGFAKMIPGFRDLTAEDQIALLKSSAIEIIMLRSNQSFSLEDMSWSCGGPDFKYCINDVTKAGHTLELLEPLVKFQVGLKKLKLHEEEHVLLMAICLLSPDRPGVQDHVRIEALQDRLCDVLQAYIRIQHPGGRLLYAKMIQKLADLRSLNEEHSKQYRSLSFQPEHSMQLTPLVLEVFGSEVS; encoded by the exons tgatGGATCTGATGGCCGTGAGCACGTCTGCGACGGGTCAGGATGAGTTTGACCGTAACGCGCCGCGCATTTGTGGAGTGTGTGGAGACAAAGCCACCGGATTCCACTTCAACGCCATGACCTGCGAGGGATGCAAGGGTTTCTTCAG GCGCAGTATGAAGCGTAAGGCCAATTTTACCTGCCCCTTCAATGGAAACTGCACCATCACTAAAGACAACCGGCGGCACTGCCAGGCCTGCAGACTGAAGCGCTGCATCGACATCGGCATGATGAAGGAGT TCATCCTGACGGACGAGGAGGTGCAGCGGAAGAAGGATCTGATCATGAAGCGTAAAGAAGAAGAAGCGGCTCGAGAGGCTCGTAAACCTCGGCTGAGCGACGAGCAGATGCAGATCATCAACTCTCTGGTGGAGGCGCACCACAAAACATACGACGACTCGTACTCCGACTTCGTCAGATTCAGG cctcCAGTGCGTGAGGGTCCAGTGACGCGCAGTGCCAGTCGAGCTGCATCTCTTCACTCTCTGTCCGACGCGTCTTCAGACTCATTCAACCATTcaccag agTCTGTGGACACCAAGCTGAACTTCAGTAATCTGCTGATGATGTATCAGGACAGTGGCAGTCCAGACTCCAGTGAGGAGGATCAGCAGTCTCGGCTCTCCATGCTGCCGCACCTCGCAGACCTCGTCAGCTACAGCATACAGAAGGTCATCGGCTTCGCCAAGATGATCCCCGGCTTCAg agACCTGACTGCTGAAGATCAGATTGCTCTGCTGAAGTCCAGCGCCATCGAGATCATCATGCTGAGGTCCAACCAGTCCTTCAGTCTGGAGGACATGAGCTGGAGCTGCGGAGGACCAGACTTCAAATACTGCATCAACGACGTCACCaagg cgggTCACACTCTGGAGCTGCTGGAGCCGCTGGTCAAGTTTCAGGTTGGTCTGAAGAAGCTGAAGCTTCATGAAGAAGAGCACGTGCTGCTGATGGCCATCTGTCTGCTGTCTCCAG ATCGCCCGGGCGTGCAGGACCACGTACGCATCGAGGCGCTGCAGGACCGGCTGTGTGATGTGCTGCAGGCCTACATCCGCATCCAGCACCCCGGCGGACGCCTGCTCTACGCCAAGATGATCCAGAAGCTGGCGGACCTGCGCAGCCTGAACGAGGAGCACTCCAAGCAGTATCGCTCGCTGTCCTTCCAGCCTGAGCACAGCATGCAGCTGACGCCTCTGGTGCTGGAGGTGTTCGGGAGTGAGGTGTCCTAG